In Gordonia iterans, the following proteins share a genomic window:
- a CDS encoding inorganic phosphate transporter, protein MSAEMLILVLLIVTALGFDFTNGFHDTGNAMATSIATGALKPKTAVTIAAVLNLVGAFLSVEVATTVAQGILNFPSDAGELSTQVGGAEVALTIISAGLVGAILWNILTWLLGLPSSSSHALFGGLIGSGLAALGTSGVNWSGIVGKVIVPALLAPVIACIVASVGTMLIYAITKKISETRKEQGFRHGQIASASLVSLAHGTGDAQKTMGVIALGLIVTGHLDPDVAEQGLPLWVIASCAIAIALGTYLGGWRIIRTLGKGLVEISAPQGMAAEASSAAIILTSSAAGMALSTTHVATGSILGSGLGRKGADVRWAVAGRMAVAWLTTLPAAAVVGAISYLIARGIGGAAGAVTIFLILALASLYMWWRAQQQKVDSSNVNADWDESTNSPVPAELRVDLDVEPKQQA, encoded by the coding sequence ATGAGCGCAGAAATGCTGATCCTTGTGCTGCTGATCGTCACAGCACTCGGGTTCGACTTCACCAACGGCTTCCACGACACCGGGAATGCGATGGCCACCTCCATCGCCACCGGTGCCCTGAAGCCCAAGACCGCGGTGACCATCGCCGCAGTCCTGAATCTGGTCGGCGCCTTCCTGTCCGTCGAGGTAGCAACCACCGTCGCGCAGGGGATCCTGAACTTCCCCTCGGACGCGGGCGAGCTCAGTACGCAGGTCGGCGGCGCCGAGGTCGCACTCACGATCATCTCCGCGGGTCTGGTCGGGGCGATCCTGTGGAACATCCTGACCTGGCTGCTCGGACTGCCCTCGAGCTCGTCGCACGCCCTGTTCGGCGGCCTGATCGGCTCCGGCCTGGCTGCTCTGGGCACCAGCGGCGTCAACTGGAGCGGAATCGTCGGCAAGGTGATCGTCCCGGCCCTGCTCGCGCCGGTCATCGCCTGCATCGTCGCCTCGGTCGGCACCATGCTCATCTACGCGATCACCAAGAAGATCTCCGAGACCCGCAAGGAACAGGGATTCCGGCACGGCCAGATCGCCAGCGCCTCGCTGGTCTCCCTCGCCCACGGCACCGGCGACGCCCAGAAGACGATGGGCGTGATCGCGCTCGGGCTGATCGTCACCGGCCACCTCGATCCGGACGTCGCCGAGCAGGGCCTGCCCCTCTGGGTGATCGCCAGTTGCGCGATCGCCATCGCCCTCGGCACGTACCTCGGAGGCTGGCGCATCATCAGGACGCTCGGTAAGGGACTGGTCGAGATCAGCGCACCGCAGGGCATGGCCGCCGAAGCCTCCTCCGCGGCGATCATCCTGACTTCGTCGGCCGCCGGCATGGCGCTCTCCACCACTCACGTGGCCACCGGCTCGATCCTGGGTTCGGGTCTGGGCCGTAAGGGGGCGGACGTACGCTGGGCCGTCGCCGGACGCATGGCCGTCGCCTGGCTGACCACCTTGCCCGCGGCCGCCGTCGTCGGCGCGATCTCGTATCTCATCGCGCGGGGCATCGGCGGCGCCGCAGGCGCGGTCACCATCTTCCTCATCCTCGCGCTCGCCTCCCTCTACATGTGGTGGCGCGCCCAGCAACAGAAGGTCGACTCGAGCAACGTGAACGCCGACTGGGACGAGTCGACCAACTCGCCGGTTCCCGCCGAGCTCAGGGTCGACCTCGACGTCGAACCCAAGCAGCAGGCCTGA
- a CDS encoding LLM class F420-dependent oxidoreductase: protein MKLGMPINYAGDFRETIENLRDFENAGVRRVTVPEAYSFDAVSQLGYIAAKTETMELQTGILPMYSRTPTNLAMTAAGLDYISGGRAILGIGASGPQVIEGFHGVKYDFPLGRARENAEICRKVWRRERLEYDGRHYHLPLTPEHGGSGLGKPLKLINHPVRERIPMLLAAIGPKNVELAAELFEEFQPFLYHPEYVDAAFGPALAAGRAKRDPELGPLQIVVQTSVLITEDQAAIDVAMNIVRHHAALYIGGMGARGKNFYNSLVQRYGYVDEAALIQDLYLAGRKDEAAAAVPDELVRAMSLIGPRSVVAERVEAFRDSGVGVLLAAPSAFTHAERVADMAALAELIG from the coding sequence ATGAAGCTCGGCATGCCCATCAACTATGCGGGGGACTTCCGCGAGACCATCGAGAACCTCCGCGACTTCGAGAACGCCGGAGTGCGCCGGGTGACTGTACCGGAGGCGTACAGCTTCGATGCGGTCTCGCAACTCGGCTACATCGCCGCGAAGACCGAGACGATGGAGTTGCAGACCGGCATCCTGCCGATGTACTCGCGGACCCCGACGAACCTCGCGATGACCGCGGCCGGTCTGGACTACATCAGCGGCGGCCGCGCGATCCTCGGCATCGGCGCCTCCGGACCGCAGGTGATCGAGGGCTTCCACGGCGTCAAGTACGACTTCCCGCTCGGTCGGGCTCGCGAGAACGCCGAGATCTGCCGGAAGGTGTGGCGCCGCGAGCGGTTGGAGTACGACGGCCGGCACTACCATCTGCCGCTGACCCCGGAGCACGGCGGCAGCGGCCTGGGGAAGCCGCTGAAGCTCATCAACCATCCCGTGCGTGAGCGCATCCCGATGTTGCTGGCGGCGATCGGCCCGAAGAACGTCGAACTCGCGGCGGAGCTCTTCGAGGAGTTCCAGCCGTTCCTGTATCACCCCGAGTACGTCGACGCGGCATTCGGCCCGGCGCTCGCCGCGGGCAGGGCCAAACGTGATCCGGAACTGGGGCCGCTGCAGATCGTCGTGCAGACGTCGGTGCTCATCACCGAGGATCAGGCGGCGATCGACGTGGCGATGAACATCGTGCGGCATCACGCCGCGCTCTACATCGGCGGCATGGGCGCCCGCGGCAAGAACTTCTACAACTCCCTGGTGCAGCGCTACGGCTACGTCGACGAGGCCGCGCTGATTCAGGATCTCTACCTCGCCGGCCGCAAGGACGAGGCCGCGGCGGCCGTGCCCGACGAACTGGTCCGGGCGATGAGCCTGATCGGCCCGCGGAGCGTCGTCGCCGAGCGCGTCGAGGCCTTCCGCGACTCGGGCGTCGGGGTGCTGCTGGCGGCGCCGTCGGCGTTCACCCACGCCGAGCGAGTGGCGGATATGGCGGCCCTGGCCGAACTGATCGGCTAG
- the menE gene encoding o-succinylbenzoate--CoA ligase gives MLDARRELLSLLDGDDAYLPVPAGDRRTTALLTQHLGAGAPIDDRCALVISTSGTTGIPKGAMHSAETLRASAEGTAELLGGPGSWLLALPPHHIAGLQVLLRSLAAGYSPVVVDVSSGFDPRTLPAAVEALPGPRRYTSLVPLQLRKALDDPDATRALARLDAILVGGAATPPPLAAAARSAGLRVVRTYGMSETAGGCVYDGVPLPGVRVRIAERGPDGVGRVELGGSTTALGYRNLPDHPAFAEPGWFRTDDLGAVDDGVLRITGRADEAISTGGLTVVPQVVEAVVESLAGVAACAVFAVPDDRLGEAVAVAVVPDANPPTAAQVRDAVTARLGRHAAPRRVVVVDDLPLRGPGKVDRRRLREMHTG, from the coding sequence GTGCTCGATGCCCGGCGGGAGTTGCTGTCTCTGCTCGACGGCGACGACGCCTACCTGCCCGTGCCCGCCGGCGACCGGCGCACCACTGCCCTGCTGACGCAGCACCTGGGCGCCGGCGCACCGATCGACGACCGGTGCGCACTGGTGATCTCGACCTCCGGCACCACCGGAATCCCCAAGGGCGCCATGCACTCGGCGGAGACGTTGCGCGCCTCCGCCGAGGGCACCGCCGAGCTGCTCGGCGGCCCCGGAAGCTGGCTGCTGGCCCTGCCGCCGCACCACATCGCGGGGCTCCAAGTGCTGCTGCGTTCACTCGCCGCCGGATACTCCCCCGTCGTCGTCGACGTCTCCTCCGGCTTCGATCCGCGGACACTTCCCGCGGCCGTCGAGGCCCTGCCCGGACCGCGGAGGTACACCTCGCTGGTACCACTGCAACTGCGCAAGGCGCTCGACGACCCCGACGCCACCCGGGCCCTGGCCCGCCTCGATGCGATCCTCGTCGGCGGAGCGGCCACGCCCCCGCCGCTGGCCGCGGCGGCACGATCGGCCGGCCTGCGCGTGGTCCGGACCTACGGCATGAGCGAGACCGCGGGCGGCTGTGTGTACGACGGAGTTCCGCTGCCGGGGGTGCGCGTGCGGATCGCCGAACGCGGGCCCGACGGCGTCGGCCGGGTCGAATTGGGCGGTTCCACCACAGCGCTCGGCTACCGCAACCTTCCGGATCATCCGGCCTTCGCCGAACCCGGATGGTTCCGGACGGATGACCTCGGGGCCGTCGACGACGGGGTCCTGCGCATCACCGGCCGCGCGGACGAGGCGATCTCGACCGGTGGTCTCACCGTGGTGCCGCAGGTGGTCGAGGCGGTGGTCGAGTCGCTCGCCGGCGTCGCAGCCTGCGCGGTGTTCGCCGTACCCGACGACCGCCTGGGCGAGGCGGTGGCCGTGGCCGTCGTGCCGGATGCGAACCCGCCGACTGCCGCGCAGGTGCGCGACGCGGTCACAGCGCGGCTGGGGCGCCACGCAGCGCCCCGCCGCGTGGTCGTCGTCGACGATCTGCCCCTGCGCGGGCCCGGCAAGGTCGACCGGCGGCGGCTGCGAGAGATGCACACGGGTTAG
- a CDS encoding Hsp20/alpha crystallin family protein, which produces MLRFDPFTELDALSRYLQGADRTTSASGPRFMPMDLSKVDDHYLLTADLPGVDPGSIDVSVDNGVLTVSAHRTARVSEDNAQWLATERFSGTYRRQLSLGEGIDPARITAQYANGVLNVTIPMAEVAKPRRIEVDHLDGAREISAASG; this is translated from the coding sequence GTGCTTCGTTTCGACCCGTTCACCGAACTCGACGCTCTCAGCCGGTACCTGCAGGGGGCCGACCGGACGACGTCGGCGTCGGGTCCGCGATTCATGCCGATGGACCTGTCCAAGGTCGACGACCACTACCTGCTCACCGCGGACCTGCCCGGGGTCGACCCCGGTTCGATCGACGTCAGTGTCGACAACGGCGTCCTCACGGTGTCTGCGCACCGCACCGCGCGAGTGTCCGAGGACAACGCGCAATGGCTGGCCACCGAACGCTTCTCCGGGACCTATCGCCGCCAGCTCTCCCTCGGTGAGGGCATCGACCCGGCGCGGATCACGGCGCAGTACGCCAACGGTGTACTGAACGTGACGATCCCGATGGCCGAGGTCGCCAAGCCGCGCCGCATCGAGGTGGATCACCTCGACGGCGCCCGCGAGATCAGCGCTGCGAGCGGATGA
- a CDS encoding helix-turn-helix domain-containing protein — MHDDEKLTKSEGDRVAGAAASGDPAVGLAAVRALRTLADRLEDVQVANARSRGWSWQAVADVLQVSRQAVHQKHSYRESAASTDAPPSGTDPAGSAGKDGNDV; from the coding sequence ATGCACGACGACGAGAAGTTGACAAAGTCCGAAGGCGACCGGGTCGCCGGAGCCGCTGCGAGCGGTGACCCCGCGGTCGGATTGGCCGCGGTACGGGCGCTGCGAACCCTCGCCGATCGCCTGGAGGACGTCCAGGTCGCCAACGCCCGCTCGCGCGGGTGGAGCTGGCAGGCCGTCGCGGACGTCTTGCAGGTCAGCCGCCAGGCCGTGCATCAGAAACACTCGTACCGCGAGAGCGCCGCGTCGACCGACGCCCCGCCCAGCGGTACCGACCCGGCCGGCTCGGCCGGAAAGGACGGAAACGATGTTTGA
- a CDS encoding 1,4-dihydroxy-2-naphthoyl-CoA synthase yields MTSPFDPAQWKTVPGFEDLTDLTYHRHTGEGRANGIVRIAFDRPEVRNAFRPHTVDELYRTLDHARRSPDVGTVLLTGNGPSPKDGGWAFCSGGDQRIRGRSGYQYATAHDSDVDAAGRDTVDEARVAAEGGRLHILEVQRLIRTMPKVVIAVVNGWAAGGGHSLHVVCDLTVASREHARFKQTDADVGSFDAGYGSAYLAKQVGQKFAREIFFLGEAYDAETMHRMGAVNRVADHAELENTAIEWARKINGKSPTAQRMLKFAFNLTDDGLMGQQVFAGEATRLAYMTDEAVEGRDSFLEKRDPDWDRFPYYY; encoded by the coding sequence ATGACTTCGCCGTTCGACCCCGCACAGTGGAAGACCGTCCCAGGCTTCGAGGACCTCACCGATCTGACCTACCATCGCCACACCGGCGAGGGACGCGCGAACGGCATCGTCCGGATCGCCTTCGATCGCCCCGAGGTCCGCAACGCCTTCCGCCCGCACACCGTCGACGAGCTGTACCGCACTCTGGACCACGCGCGACGCTCCCCCGACGTCGGCACCGTGCTGCTGACCGGCAACGGTCCCAGCCCGAAGGACGGCGGCTGGGCGTTCTGCAGCGGCGGAGACCAGCGCATCCGCGGACGTTCGGGCTACCAGTACGCCACCGCGCACGACAGCGACGTCGACGCCGCCGGCCGCGACACCGTCGACGAGGCGCGCGTGGCGGCCGAGGGCGGACGCCTGCACATCCTGGAGGTGCAGCGCCTGATCCGCACCATGCCCAAGGTGGTGATCGCGGTGGTGAACGGGTGGGCCGCCGGCGGCGGGCACTCCCTGCACGTCGTCTGCGACCTGACCGTGGCCTCCCGCGAGCACGCCCGGTTCAAGCAGACCGATGCCGACGTGGGCAGCTTCGACGCCGGCTACGGCAGCGCCTATCTCGCCAAGCAGGTGGGGCAGAAGTTCGCGCGCGAGATCTTCTTCCTCGGCGAGGCCTACGACGCCGAGACCATGCACCGGATGGGCGCGGTGAACCGCGTCGCCGACCACGCCGAGTTGGAGAACACCGCGATCGAGTGGGCCCGCAAGATCAACGGCAAATCACCCACCGCGCAGCGCATGCTGAAGTTCGCCTTCAACCTGACCGACGACGGCCTGATGGGCCAGCAGGTGTTCGCCGGCGAGGCCACCCGCCTGGCGTACATGACCGATGAAGCGGTCGAGGGCAGGGACTCGTTCCTGGAGAAGCGCGACCCCGACTGGGACCGCTTCCCGTACTACTACTGA
- a CDS encoding 1,4-dihydroxy-2-naphthoate polyprenyltransferase — MATVSQWIEGARPRTLPNAIAPVVVGTGAAGHVGDIVWWKAALALVVSLALIVGVNYANDYSDGIRGTDDDRVGPLRLVGSGAASPRSVKTAAFVSLGIAAAAGIVVAVTTAWWLLAVGAVCILGAWFYTGGSRPYGYAGYGEVAVFLFFGLIAVLGTQFVVSGRVDVTGLMCAIAVGCFSSAVLVANNLRDIPTDTESGKITLAVRLGDRRTRTLFVLLIFVPFLITIWVGAFADWWALSGLLALPLGILALRPVVSGAQGRALIPTLATTGFAMLVWAVATGVAIGLS; from the coding sequence GTGGCAACAGTGAGTCAGTGGATCGAGGGCGCGCGGCCGCGCACCCTGCCGAATGCGATCGCCCCCGTCGTCGTCGGCACCGGTGCGGCCGGACACGTGGGCGACATCGTGTGGTGGAAGGCGGCGCTCGCGCTGGTGGTCTCGCTCGCGTTGATCGTCGGAGTCAACTACGCCAACGACTACTCCGACGGGATCCGCGGCACGGACGACGACAGGGTCGGCCCGCTCCGCCTGGTCGGTTCCGGCGCAGCGAGTCCGCGGTCGGTCAAGACCGCGGCCTTCGTCTCGCTCGGCATCGCCGCCGCCGCCGGGATCGTGGTCGCGGTGACCACGGCGTGGTGGCTGCTCGCCGTCGGGGCCGTCTGCATCCTGGGCGCCTGGTTCTACACCGGCGGCAGCCGGCCGTACGGGTACGCCGGCTACGGCGAGGTGGCGGTGTTCCTCTTCTTCGGGCTGATCGCCGTCCTCGGCACCCAGTTCGTGGTGTCCGGCCGGGTCGACGTCACCGGCCTGATGTGCGCGATCGCCGTCGGCTGCTTCTCCAGCGCCGTCCTGGTGGCCAACAATCTGCGTGACATCCCCACCGACACCGAGTCGGGCAAGATCACCCTGGCCGTCCGTCTCGGCGACCGCCGCACCCGCACCCTGTTCGTGCTCTTGATCTTCGTCCCGTTCCTGATCACGATCTGGGTCGGCGCGTTCGCCGACTGGTGGGCGCTGAGCGGCCTGCTCGCACTCCCCCTCGGCATCCTCGCGCTGCGCCCGGTCGTGTCCGGCGCACAGGGCCGCGCCCTGATCCCAACCCTGGCCACCACCGGGTTTGCCATGCTGGTGTGGGCCGTTGCGACGGGTGTGGCGATCGGCTTGAGTTGA
- a CDS encoding DUF3349 domain-containing protein: MASNPFENVVNWIRTGYPDGVPPTDFPPLLALLTPILDDSEMTDVVLTLALERDPDSPTTRDDVAAAIATVKDERPTQEEINQVASRLAAAGWPLDQQLVRPN; encoded by the coding sequence ATGGCTTCGAACCCTTTCGAGAACGTCGTCAACTGGATCCGGACCGGCTATCCGGACGGTGTCCCGCCGACCGACTTCCCGCCGCTCCTCGCCCTTCTGACGCCGATTCTCGACGACTCGGAGATGACCGACGTGGTGCTGACCCTGGCACTCGAACGCGACCCGGACTCACCGACCACCCGTGACGACGTCGCCGCCGCGATCGCCACGGTGAAGGACGAGCGACCCACGCAGGAGGAGATCAATCAGGTCGCCTCCCGCCTCGCCGCCGCCGGCTGGCCGCTCGACCAGCAGCTCGTGCGGCCGAACTGA
- a CDS encoding Clp protease N-terminal domain-containing protein, whose protein sequence is MFERFNAEDRVVMMFATQEARDLGHRGLGNDHLILGMLGNARSPLFALLHAQGLRLEFAREVVRDYHQEHSAELDDAEAVAAADRYEEDREALKSIGIDLDKVREAVSDRFDEDLADGWGERPRRGRGRGRGCGEPGRRRGHGRGRGGFGPEGFGPGGFGPGAFGPAGFGAGFDPRDGEGPWDGGRGRRGPRGRRGRARVASSTREALAAAVRLARDYGDRTLRVEYLLLGILETGDPASTALIESATTVDALREAVLATVPEVPADA, encoded by the coding sequence ATGTTTGAACGTTTCAACGCAGAGGACCGCGTCGTGATGATGTTCGCGACGCAGGAGGCCCGCGACCTCGGGCACCGCGGTCTGGGCAACGACCACCTGATCCTCGGCATGCTCGGCAACGCCCGCAGCCCGCTGTTCGCGCTGCTTCACGCGCAAGGGCTGCGGCTCGAGTTCGCGCGGGAGGTGGTCCGCGACTACCACCAGGAGCACTCCGCCGAACTCGACGACGCGGAGGCCGTTGCGGCGGCCGACCGCTACGAAGAAGATCGCGAGGCGCTCAAGAGCATCGGGATCGATCTGGACAAGGTGCGCGAGGCGGTCAGCGACAGATTCGACGAAGACCTCGCCGACGGTTGGGGTGAGCGGCCCCGCCGCGGTCGTGGACGTGGCCGCGGATGCGGCGAGCCCGGCCGGCGGCGCGGTCACGGACGTGGGCGCGGAGGGTTCGGTCCGGAGGGCTTCGGTCCAGGAGGCTTCGGGCCGGGTGCGTTCGGCCCCGCCGGCTTCGGGGCTGGCTTCGACCCGCGCGACGGCGAGGGCCCCTGGGACGGCGGGCGCGGTCGGCGTGGTCCGCGCGGGCGTCGCGGTCGTGCGCGGGTGGCCTCGTCGACTCGTGAGGCCCTGGCCGCGGCGGTCCGCCTCGCGCGGGACTACGGCGACCGCACGCTCCGGGTCGAGTATCTGCTCCTGGGGATCCTGGAGACCGGTGATCCCGCATCGACCGCGTTGATCGAGTCGGCCACCACCGTCGACGCCCTGCGCGAGGCGGTGCTGGCCACCGTGCCCGAGGTCCCGGCCGACGCCTGA
- a CDS encoding ATP-grasp domain-containing protein → MAFEDDPRILATSVRMPFAVDEIHKLGEEKDHYLVATDTFKETPGGHSKGVDKLIITAPPTQEPEQFVDDVIKILNSERIDWLLPMFEEVFYLAANRTKIAEAAPHTTLFFPEIEPLLLVNDKTKFADLCKKLDLPVAETLVCTTPEQFVEATQRWEHWFARAAFGRGGLDIITNYGPLAGQTAVSDIKPTEEDPWLVQQFLIGTDRCSWSIAHEGEIVLHSCYEHPLTIDDRGGIVFESVDTDASLAAVQKIAKELNWTGQISMDYLVTEDGTHYMVECNPRPTAGCSVATADELDTALFRPDGLVVVPPGRKKMIKAAVLRDALKHPKRAREILAAAKGAGGVYSQEKDHMPLIYSALSLRHVLAYRKAAGKERSKEQLVAAQFFDILYDGSPLTAN, encoded by the coding sequence ATGGCATTCGAAGATGACCCCCGTATCCTCGCCACCAGTGTGCGCATGCCCTTCGCCGTCGACGAGATTCACAAGCTCGGCGAAGAGAAGGACCACTACCTGGTCGCCACCGACACCTTCAAAGAGACGCCCGGCGGTCACTCCAAGGGCGTCGACAAGCTCATCATCACCGCTCCGCCCACCCAGGAACCGGAGCAGTTCGTCGACGACGTCATCAAGATCCTGAACTCCGAGCGCATCGACTGGCTGCTGCCGATGTTCGAGGAGGTCTTCTACCTCGCCGCCAACCGCACGAAGATCGCCGAGGCGGCACCGCACACCACGCTGTTCTTCCCGGAGATCGAGCCGCTGCTGCTGGTCAACGACAAGACCAAGTTCGCCGATCTGTGCAAGAAGCTGGACCTGCCGGTCGCCGAGACCCTCGTCTGCACCACGCCCGAGCAGTTCGTCGAGGCCACCCAGCGCTGGGAGCACTGGTTCGCCCGCGCCGCGTTCGGCCGCGGCGGCCTGGACATCATCACCAACTACGGCCCGCTCGCCGGACAGACCGCGGTCTCCGACATCAAGCCCACCGAAGAAGATCCGTGGCTGGTGCAGCAGTTCCTGATCGGCACCGATCGCTGCAGCTGGAGCATCGCGCACGAAGGCGAGATCGTGCTGCACAGCTGCTACGAGCACCCGCTGACCATCGACGATCGCGGCGGCATCGTCTTCGAGTCCGTCGACACCGATGCGTCACTCGCGGCCGTGCAGAAGATCGCCAAGGAGCTGAACTGGACGGGCCAGATCAGCATGGACTACCTCGTCACCGAGGACGGCACCCACTACATGGTCGAGTGCAACCCGCGCCCGACCGCCGGCTGTTCGGTGGCCACCGCCGACGAACTCGACACCGCGCTGTTCCGTCCGGACGGACTCGTGGTCGTGCCGCCGGGCCGCAAGAAGATGATCAAGGCGGCCGTCCTGCGCGATGCCCTCAAGCACCCGAAACGGGCCCGGGAGATCCTGGCCGCGGCCAAGGGTGCCGGCGGCGTCTACTCGCAGGAGAAGGACCACATGCCGCTGATCTACTCGGCGCTGAGCCTCCGGCACGTGCTCGCCTACCGCAAGGCGGCAGGCAAGGAGCGCAGCAAGGAGCAGCTGGTCGCCGCGCAGTTCTTCGACATCCTGTACGACGGCTCACCCCTCACGGCGAACTGA
- a CDS encoding Fe-S protein — MEVLRSVIVVVHLIGFAMILGPLALAALHKRYEFDTTAQVGLVVALITGVFLSGPWGDFDPNYPKIGTKLILLVILGGLLGMGAAKAKRTGEPVPAGLFWAAVAVAVGACGVAVIW; from the coding sequence ATGGAAGTACTACGCAGCGTAATAGTCGTCGTTCATCTGATCGGGTTCGCGATGATCCTGGGGCCGCTGGCACTGGCAGCGCTGCACAAGCGCTACGAGTTCGATACGACGGCGCAGGTCGGTCTGGTGGTCGCCCTGATCACCGGAGTGTTCCTATCCGGCCCGTGGGGCGACTTCGACCCGAACTACCCGAAGATCGGTACCAAGCTGATCTTGCTGGTGATCTTGGGCGGCTTGCTCGGCATGGGGGCGGCGAAGGCCAAGCGCACCGGTGAACCGGTGCCGGCCGGGCTGTTCTGGGCGGCGGTGGCCGTCGCGGTCGGCGCGTGCGGCGTCGCCGTGATCTGGTGA
- a CDS encoding alpha/beta hydrolase family protein, which produces MTPRSTSTRTRLAAATLACGLCLGAAAPQAFAADLPQNEAVQQIFQDLIDDDVLRSWAPGTTPTNDLLAKVIDEDAGPAIVIVTPGTDDTGLHPRIDRIVGTRDAAYIKYPESFGPIIAGRSDAALGLPFLAPGYVKSRTVAEQNNLAVMEALKDYGGVVVYTGYSQGAEALGNAAEQGKDELGPNTLILLVSDPRSPWGIKGWAKDLPFSDLWVTPGLGLLGVDNDGARDPGDTGEVNVVSVIMRGDPVADWQWKWHRPVSSLLVNGAGFLAIHSPGDGPYGHLDCSENKQGVVLVRNEGCAPKILTSADGNTTYAIYDTYHPLALFNALLYDAVGIKYDTKDLERWNTYAEAFYPMEDVTEKGARDGVKVAAADSRAADLTGTAETGTHTQSLDQPVAAQSEPTAEVAGKHRLMGQSGDWVEPQDQSSGYVPRHGKHVETHAVQGDDSGVLESNPDPAPSLENGANGKDSVGDPSGAGEVAAVGGLAEVG; this is translated from the coding sequence GTGACCCCTCGGTCGACCAGCACTCGCACCCGTCTCGCCGCCGCTACTCTGGCGTGCGGCCTCTGCCTCGGCGCCGCCGCGCCCCAGGCCTTCGCTGCGGATCTGCCGCAGAACGAGGCCGTTCAGCAGATCTTCCAGGACCTGATCGACGACGACGTGCTGCGCTCCTGGGCACCCGGCACTACGCCCACCAACGATCTCCTGGCGAAGGTGATCGACGAGGACGCCGGCCCGGCGATCGTCATCGTCACGCCGGGGACGGACGACACCGGGTTGCACCCGAGGATCGACCGGATCGTCGGCACCCGGGACGCGGCCTACATCAAGTACCCGGAATCGTTCGGGCCGATCATCGCCGGCCGGAGCGACGCCGCCCTCGGGCTGCCGTTCCTGGCGCCGGGGTACGTGAAGTCGCGCACCGTAGCCGAGCAGAACAATCTCGCAGTCATGGAGGCGCTGAAGGACTACGGCGGCGTCGTCGTCTACACCGGCTATTCGCAGGGAGCCGAGGCGCTGGGGAACGCGGCCGAACAGGGCAAGGACGAGCTCGGGCCGAACACGCTGATCCTGCTCGTGTCCGATCCGCGCAGCCCGTGGGGCATCAAGGGCTGGGCCAAGGACCTGCCGTTCAGCGACCTGTGGGTCACGCCCGGCCTGGGCCTGTTGGGGGTCGACAACGACGGCGCCCGGGATCCGGGCGACACCGGTGAGGTGAATGTGGTCTCGGTGATCATGCGGGGCGACCCGGTCGCAGACTGGCAGTGGAAGTGGCACCGGCCGGTCTCGTCGCTGCTGGTCAACGGGGCCGGCTTCCTGGCCATCCACTCGCCGGGAGACGGGCCCTACGGTCACCTCGACTGCTCGGAGAACAAGCAGGGCGTCGTGCTCGTGCGCAATGAGGGCTGCGCGCCGAAGATCCTCACCAGCGCGGACGGCAACACCACGTACGCGATCTACGACACGTACCACCCGCTCGCGCTGTTCAACGCTCTGCTGTACGACGCAGTCGGAATCAAGTACGACACGAAGGATCTCGAGCGGTGGAACACGTACGCCGAGGCCTTCTATCCGATGGAGGACGTCACCGAGAAGGGCGCTCGCGACGGCGTGAAGGTCGCGGCTGCGGATAGCCGGGCGGCCGATCTCACTGGCACGGCGGAAACAGGGACGCACACGCAGAGTCTCGACCAGCCGGTCGCGGCGCAGTCTGAACCTACTGCCGAGGTCGCCGGCAAACATCGGCTCATGGGCCAGAGCGGCGACTGGGTGGAGCCGCAGGACCAGAGTTCCGGGTACGTCCCCCGGCACGGGAAGCATGTGGAGACCCACGCGGTCCAGGGCGACGACAGTGGCGTGCTTGAGTCGAACCCGGATCCCGCGCCGAGCCTGGAGAACGGGGCGAACGGGAAGGATAGCGTGGGCGACCCGTCCGGAGCCGGTGAGGTCGCCGCCGTCGGCGGACTGGCCGAGGTCGGCTAG